The sequence below is a genomic window from Dictyostelium discoideum AX4 chromosome 5 chromosome, whole genome shotgun sequence.
CACTTCCATTTGAATCTTGAAGTAGTGATAATTGGACACATGGAAAGAATTGATTATCTTCTCTCTTTCCATCGCTATTCTTATAAACACGATACTGATACGATATCATTGAGTGGAACTAAACCAATATTGATTGTGTTAATTTGAAACAGTATTCGCATGTTAACTAATCTTAAATTACAATTGATATTGGTCTGTATTGCtaataaatgattgaaaTTGTATTCACAATCAACACCTGTTTTAACTGAAGCTGTTATAACTCATATTGCTTACACCATCGAAGCTGCCCGTGGACATATTGATATCATCAACAAACTCATAGTCCAACTAAAATTATGGGAAGCATCGTTACTAAATCTTTCAAATGGTTTGGAATTATCTTCCATCCATTTATCAAATCTACTGGGTATCAGCTTGTGATGTTTTAAGGTATTTGATAGATCAGCTATATCCAATACTCTTTTTCCTCACCCAAACtcattatattatattatttatggTGAATGGGTTTGTAGTAAAAtaacaatgaaaaaaaaaaaaaaaaaataaataaataaataaaatttgcaGCGCCACACAAAaacagattttttttttttttttttttttttttttttttttttttttaattgtgtaaatttaaagagGGTTGGAGTAtgattgattaaaataaaaaaataaataaaaaaaaaaaaaaaattttattactttttcaaGGAAAGGGGCGATgagatttgaaaaaaaaaaaaaacccgatttctccaaaaaaaaaaattattttaaatttaaattttttttttctaaatactTTCATACTTTTTGGCTTGATcagttttatttgaaaattaattttttttttttttttttttttatttataatttttttttttataaaattaaaaaaagtttttttagataattttttttaaatttattacagggtaaaatctttttttttttattttaatttttttatatcattttttcattattttattattatttaaaaataaaaaaaaatgaaaattattttaatattatcaatttttttaatatgttttttACAACTTGGACAATCAGTTATTGATCCATCTCAAAATGAGGTCATGTCAGATTTACTATTTAATTTGTACGGTTATGATAAGAGTCTAGATCCATGTAACAATAATTATGTTGAGTGTGAATATATCAATACAACAAGTACCATTCAAACTGTTAAATCTTTGTCTTTAGGTGCTCCCTTACATCAATATGTAATCACTCAAGATTTAACTCCACTCCAAAATTTAACCAGTTTTGaagtaaatgaaaaaatttatttaacttcatccttttttaattatattaataaattctctCAACTTGAAAGAatgtaagtaaaaaaaaaaaaaaaaaaaaaaaaaaaaaaaaaaaaaaaaaaaaaaaaaaaaaaaaaaaaaaaaaaaaaaaaaaaaaaaaaaaaaaaagtaattaataatttaaataatagagTTACATATTCTCTTAATCTAACAATTCCAGATGATACAATTTTCCCAGCAATTTTTGAAACATTTACTATTTATAAACCTTCAGTTCCATTAAGTAAAGTAATTTTTGAATCACCTATTAAAAACTTATATGTTGATTCCCCTTTAACTGGTTACAGTATTCCAACTTTAGTAAATGTCAATCCATATCTTGGAAACCTTCAACTTCCAGTAACTTACTATTCAGGTTTTCCTTCAAATTTGTCTCAAGCATTCCcaaatttacaatatttaGCCATCTatgtaaataatgatatgaatcaaaataattaccACAACTTTTCCATTTCAAACATTggagtttttaaaaatttaaaaggttTGGATATTGAATTTACTGATAGTGATAATCCTCAAGAGTTTTCAATTCATTCATTCTTATCAAATGTtccaataattgataatttatatatttatggTCAAGGTGTAACTATTGACCCATCAGTTGGTATTATTGATCTTTCATACATTAATcctaaaacttttttaaaaatgtaggtaataattaatatacttacaaaaaaaaaaaaaaaatacctttaacaacaatttaaattttttaaaaataaaattagacaaattcaacaaactTCATTATTAAACAATTGTAAAGgcattattttaaaatcaccaaAAAAAGCTTCTTTCAATTCTTACTATAATACATTTTCATATGAATGTATTGATTTCTCAAACATTGCTGATTTTTctgattattataatgattATGAACAATATTTaccaaatattgataatgctCCATTACTCACTGGAGTTGACATATATCAGTCTGTTGTAAGTTTATCTTTACTTAggttataattaattttaaatttattttattataaaaaaaatgtagtTTAATTTaacacttttaaatttttttttttaattttttaaaaaggttGTAGGTGATATTCCTGAATCATATTGtagaataaattatttgtctCTATACTATAACCAACTCAATGGAACAGTACCATCATGTATTCAATGTCTTGGTGGTGTCAAAGGTGGTGACATAGTATTACCAaatccatttttaaatttcaataaaactACTGAACCATATTGCCCAACTTTcaaaattgatgaaaattaTACACACTTAGTAGCAACTGATGGAactgaaaaattaataattactgGTACTAATTTAGGTTGGGATGGAAATGATATAACACCAATTATcgcaaattcaaaattaggTATTACCATTCCAAAGGGTGTTGGTACAAATAAGAGCATTACTGTAACTTTCCAAAATGGTGAACAAAGAACATTTAATTATAGTTACGTTCCTccttttattaaatcatatGGTTTTTTGGAATTAGACGGTCATAAATATTTCACAATAAATGGTACTGGTTTCGATTTTGTGGATTCAAATAACATCACTATTAATGATCAACAAATTACATTTGATAATGCAATGGGAGGAGGTGATAATGATGGTTTGATAATATTCCCTATTGATGAATTACCAAATTTTGCTACTGAGAGTAAATTTACAGTATCTGCACTTGTAGGAGGTCAAAGTTCAAATGAAgttacattttattatttcaactCAATCAATATTACTGAAGAgaaattagttttaaataatacagGTGGTTCAGTAGATATTAATGGTTCATTTGGTACTAATAATACATCATTAGTTTCAGTCTCAATCAATGGTACCAATTGTTTAGTTACATCATACACAAACTCAAAATTAACAATTACATATCCATCAAATCAAGTTGGAGATAATTATGTTTTAACTTTGAATGTTGGTGGTTATGCAGTTAatcttgttgttgaataCATTGAAGGCGGTGAAACtccaacaccatcaacaacaccatcaacaacaccatcaacaactCCAAGTTCAACACCAACCCAATCacctgatgatgatggatcAACATCTTCAACACTATCAAcatctttttatttgattaccttgttatttttaattcaacaatttatttaaaatgtgATTTTAAGTGTAATAAAAggaaattatcattatttcaaACAAAAgccaaatcaattaatttattttatgtaagccttataattttaatggtaGTTTATAAACAGTTTTaacatctttattttttataattttttttagttgttgAATTATATACATATTATGA
It includes:
- the GP138A gene encoding cell surface glycoprotein gp138, whose translation is MKIILILSIFLICFLQLGQSVIDPSQNEVMSDLLFNLYGYDKSLDPCNNNYVECEYINTTSTIQTVKSLSLGAPLHQYVITQDLTPLQNLTSFEVNEKIYLTSSFFNYINKFSQLERIVTYSLNLTIPDDTIFPAIFETFTIYKPSVPLSKVIFESPIKNLYVDSPLTGYSIPTLVNVNPYLGNLQLPVTYYSGFPSNLSQAFPNLQYLAIYVNNDMNQNNYHNFSISNIGVFKNLKGLDIEFTDSDNPQEFSIHSFLSNVPIIDNLYIYGQGVTIDPSVGIIDLSYINPKTFLKIQIQQTSLLNNCKGIILKSPKKASFNSYYNTFSYECIDFSNIADFSDYYNDYEQYLPNIDNAPLLTGVDIYQSVVVGDIPESYCRINYLSLYYNQLNGTVPSCIQCLGGVKGGDIVLPNPFLNFNKTTEPYCPTFKIDENYTHLVATDGTEKLIITGTNLGWDGNDITPIIANSKLGITIPKGVGTNKSITVTFQNGEQRTFNYSYVPPFIKSYGFLELDGHKYFTINGTGFDFVDSNNITINDQQITFDNAMGGGDNDGLIIFPIDELPNFATESKFTVSALVGGQSSNEVTFYYFNSINITEEKLVLNNTGGSVDINGSFGTNNTSLVSVSINGTNCLVTSYTNSKLTITYPSNQVGDNYVLTLNVGGYAVNLVVEYIEGGETPTPSTTPSTTPSTTPSSTPTQSPDDDGSTSSTLSTSFYLITLLFLIQQFI